The nucleotide window CGCGACAAAACCCTGCATCCCACCATCCGCATTCCGGTGGAGGCTATGAAGGCCATGAGCCTTGACCCCAACCGCGTATACGCCTATGCCGACCTGCTCAACGGCAGCCCGGCCGTGAACAGCCTCTCGCTCACGCTGCCCCCGCTCAGCGCCTTCGTCTTCGAAATTCAGCCGCGCAAGTAGCCGGCCATCAGCTTCCTCTGAACTTCCCCTTTCACTCCCACTCCCTCCGCGAATGGCAACTACCGTTGTGCCCGCCAGCACCCGCGAAAAACCCCGGCTGAGCTTCTGGCAAATCTGGAACATGAGCTTCGGCTTCCTCGGTATCCAGTTTGGCTTCGAGCTGCAAAACTCCAACGTCAGCCGGATTTTTGAAACGCTGGGCGCCAACAAGGACGATATTCCCATTCTGTGGATTGCCGCTCCGCTTACCGGTTTGCTGGTACAGCCTATTATCGGCTATTTCTCCGACCGCACCTGGCACCCATTCTGGGGGCGGCGGCGGCCGTATTTCTTCATCGGTGCTATTCTGGCTACGCTGGCACTATTCATCATGCCCAACTCGTCTGCGCTGTGGATGGCTGGCGGCATGCTCTGGATTCTGGATGCCAGCATTAATATATCCATGGAGCCATTCCGGGCTTTCGTGGGCGACAAATTATCCAGCGAACAGCGGACGAGCGGCTTTGCCATGCAGAGCTTCTTTATCGGGGTAGGTTCGGTTATTGCCGCCTTGCTGCCCTGGGTGTTCACCAACTGGTTTCACCTGAGCAATACGGCGGCTAATGGAGAGATTCCGCCTTCGGTGAAGTGGTCATTTTACGTGGGGGCGCTGGCCTTTCTGGCCGCGGTAATGTACACGGTGTTCACCACCAAGGAATTTCCCCCGGAAGACATGGAGGAATTCCGCAAGGAAAACGCCAAGGCTGGCATCTGGGACGGCATGAAGGAATCCTTCATGGGCATCTTCCGCATGCCGGTGGCCATGCGCCAGTTGGCGCTGGTGCAGTTCTTTACGTGGTTTGCGCTGTTCTCTATGTGGATTTATGCCACCAACGCCGTCACGAGCAACATCTACAATATGCGGGTTAGTACGCCGCTCTATCAGCGTATAACCTCCTACATCAGCACGACCGCGCAACAGGAGAAAGACGCGAAAAAGAGCAAAACGCTGGCTTCGCTGCAGAAAGACATTGATGAAATCAATCAGTTTCAGGCTGGAAACAGCGACAAAACCCTGACCCTGAACCTGGCCAACTACTACCTCGACAGCGCCAAGCCTACGGGCGCCGACGCAGCAGATCTGAACCGGGTAAAGCAGCAGTACAACGACGGCGCCGACTGGCTGAGCCTGGCTTCGTCGGTGCGCAACGGCGTGGCGGCCATCTTTGCCTTCATTATTCCGCTGATTGCCATGCGCACCAGCCGCCGCCGCACGCATATGCTGTGCCTGCTTACGGGTGGGGTAGGGCTGTTATCGTTGAAGTTTATTCAGAACCCCGACTTGATTATGGTTTCCATGGCCATGGTAGGCGTGGCCTGGGCCAGCATCTTATCCATGCCCTATGCTATTCTGGCCGGCTCCCTGCCCGCCAATAAAATGGGGTACTACATGGGCGTGTTTAACTTCTTCATTGTGATTCCCCAAATTGTGGCTGCTACCATTCTTGGGTACTGCACCATGCACTTCTTCCACGGCAACACCCTCAATACCCTAGCTCTGGGAGGCGGCTCCATGATCCTGGCCGGCTTGCTCACGCTGTGGGTGCAGGACGATGACAGTGGTACGCAGGCTGCGGTGCAGCCTGCGGATGCCCCTGGCTACGACACGCCCACGGTAGTCATTCCACGTACCTAAGAATACACTGCCAACCCAATAGAACGCCCCACCGGAATTGCTCCGGTGGGGCGTTCTGCATGCTGGAAACCAGGATTTACTCGGTTTCCTGCAGCCACCCCAGGGCCATGTGCTCCTCCGTGAAGATGCGAAACGCCACCGCCTCGCGCACGGCGGCGGGCGTGGTGAGCTCCAGCTCCGTGAGACGGCTCTGGATGGTAGGGGCGTTGTTGGGCGTGACGAGGTAGGCAATGCGCCTGCCCGCCTCGGCCACATCCTGGGCCAGCTGGGCCCGCACTTCGCGCACAATCCAGGCAAAATCGGGTGGGTCGGCCAGCTCCCGGCGGCGCAGGTCAATCAGCCAGCGGCCGGCCTGCTCCTGCCGGGCCAGCTCCAGCACCTGACCATAGGCTGCCCGCAGCTCCTGCGAAGTGGTTTGCCGCGTCCAGCGCAGAAACAGTATGCGCAGGTCGGGGCGGTAAGCCAGGTCCATGTACGCGGTGGAAAGGTTGCTCATGCAAGGAAGGGGCGTAAGGGCCAGGGCCGCGTTATCAAGGAGTGTGCCCGGCTGAGAGCTACGCCGGCCGGCAAGAAAGAAAGAGTTGAAATTCTGTATTCGGGATGAAGAGCCAAGCCCCGGCCCCGGTGTACTCTGCCACAAAGCCCGGCTGTATAACCAAGTTCAGTGCAAAATGGCAGCCCAATTCCAGAAAAACCAGGAGAATGCACGGGGCGGAGCCAACCTTGGCGCGCGCGGTGTGTCTGTTCTGCTTACATTCACCCCATCATTTTCTTTCCTCTCGTTGTTTCCTATGAAGTTAAAACAGTTAGGCCTGCTGGGGCTGAGCGTGGTGCTGGCGCTGCCAGCCGCGCAGGCGCAGCAGAAAACGGCTGCTAAAGCCACTACCACCAAAGCCACCGGCGGCACGCGCCTGGTTGAAAAAGTAACCGCCAAGCCCGGCGAGGTGGTGATTCCCTACGAGAAGTACGTGCTGCCCAACGGCCTCACGCTGGTGGTGCACGAAGACCACTCCGACCCCATTGTGCACGTCGACGTGACCTACCACGTGGGCTCGGCCCGCGAAACCATCGGTAAGTCGGGCTTTGCCCACTTCTTCGAGCACATGATGTTCCAGGGCTCCGACAACGTGGGCGACGAGCAGCACTTCAAGCTGGTGTCGGCCGCCGGGGGCACGCTTAATGGCTCCACCAACCGCGACCGGACCAACTATTTCGAGACGCTGCCCAACAACCAGCTGGAGACGGCCCTTTGGCTGGAAGCTGACCGCATGGGCTTCCTGCTGGACGCCGTAACGCAGCCCAAGTTTGAAAACCAGCGCTCCACCGTGAAAAACGAGCGGGGCCAGAACTATGACAACCGCCCTTACGGCCTGGCCGGCGAGATGGTGTCGAAGAACCTGTACCCCTACGGGCATCCCTATAGCTGGATGACCATCGGCTACCTCGAAGACCTGGACCGCTCCGACGTAAACGACCTCAAGAACTTCTTCCTGCGCTGGTACGGCCCCAACAACGCTACCCTGACGGTGGGCGGCGACGTGAAGCCCGCCGACGTGGTGAAGCTGGCCGAGAAGTACTTCGGCTCCATCAACCGGGGGCCGGCCGTGCAGAACATGAAGCTGCCCGCGCCCAAGCTCACCCAGGACCGCTACGTAAGCTACGAAGACAACGTGCGCTTCCCCATGCTGCGCATGGTGCTGCCTACCGTGCCTCGCTACCACCCCGATGAGCCGGCCCTCGACGCGCTGGCCGAAATCCTGGGCGGCGGCAACAACTCCCTGCTCTACAAAAACCTGGTAAAAAATCAGAAAGCCATTCAGGCCAACGCGGGTCACCCTACGGCCGAGCTGGCCGGCGAGTTCACCTTCACGGCCGTGGGCTTCCCCGGCAAAGGCCTCGACAGCCTGGAAATGGTGGTGCGCAAGTCGTTGGCCGAGTTTGAGAAACGCGGCGTAACCGACGAGGACCTGCAGCGCTTTAAAGCCACCCGCGAAGCCCAGACCATCGACGGGCTGGCCAGCGTGAGCGGCAAGGTGTCGGAGCTGGCTTCGGCCCAGACGTTTACCGGCTCGCCCAACCGCATCACCCAGGACCTGAAGGAGCTGCGCGCCCTCACCAAGGCCGATGTGCTGCGCGTGTACAACCAGTACATCAAAGGCAAGAAAGCCGTGATTCTGAGTGTGGTGCCCAAAGGTGGTAAAAACCTTGTGGCCCGCGCCGACAACTACACCGTGTCCAAAGAGGGCTTCACCATGCCCAAGGATGAGTACGCGGGCCTGACCTACAAGAAGGCTACCGACTCCTTCGACCGCAAGCAGCAGCCCAAATCCGGCACCAACCCCGTGGTGCAGGTGCCTGCCTTCTGGCAGCAGACGATGCCCAACGGCCTGAAGGTAATCGGTTCCCGCAACGCCGAAATTCCGAAGGTGACGATGCAGCTCACCATCCCCGGCGGCCACCGCCTGGCCCAGCAGACCCCCGGTAAAGCCGGCCTCGCCGCCCTCACCGCCGCTATGCTAAGCGAAGGCACGCAGAAATACACGCCCGAGCAGTTCAGCGCCGCGCTGGAAAAGCTGGGCAGCTCCATTGACGTGGTAGCCGGCGAAGACAACACGACCATATACGTGGAGTCGCTCACCAAAAACCTCGATGCTACGCTGGCTCTGCTGGAAGAAAGCCTGTTGCGCCCCCGCTTCGACGCCCAGGACTTTGCCCGGGTGAAAAAGCAGACCCTGGAAAACATTGCCAGCCAGAACGTGCAGCCCGTGGCCATTGCCAACAACACGTTTGCCCGGCTGATTTACCCTTCCGGCGACATTATGCGCGTGCCGGCCATCGGCTCTACCGCTTCTGTACAAACCCTCACGCTGGATGATGTCAAGCAGTTCTATCAGCAGAACTACGCGCCTAATATCTCCAACCTGGTGGTAGTAGGTGATGTGGCCGAGGCGCAGCTGCTGCCCAAGCTCAAGTTCCTGCAAGCCTGGCCCAAGAAGGACGTGGCCCTGCCCGCTCCCGCTACCGCCGCCATGCCCACGGAGAAAACCCGCGTTTACTTCGTGAACAAGGACGGCGCCGCGCAGTCAGAAATCCGCATTGGCTACCTGGGCATGCCCTTCGATGCCACCGGCGAATACTACCGCGCCGGCCTAGCCAACTACCTGCTTGGTGGCGCCTTCAACTCGCGCATCAACCTGAACCTGCGCGAAGACAAAGGCTACACCTACGGCGCCCGCTCGGGCTTCCGGGGCAGCAAGTACGCCGGACCGTTCACAGCCCAGGCTGGGGTGCGCGCCGATGCTACCGCTGCTTCGGTGAAGGAATTCATGAAGGAGCTGCAGAACTACCGCAACGGTATTTCCGATGAGGAACTGCAGTTCGTGCAGGCTTCCATTGGCCAGAGCGACGCCTTGCGCTACGAGACTGGCCGTCAGAAAGCCGCGTTCCTGGGCCGCATCGTGGAGTACGACCTCGATAAAGGCTACGTGCAGCAGCAGAGCGACATCCTGCGCAACCTGAAGAAGGAAGACGTGCAGGCCCTGGCCCAGAAGTACCTGCCCACCGACAACATGTACATTGTGGTGGTAGGCGACCGGGCCAAAGCCTTCCCCGGCCTCA belongs to Hymenobacter sp. J193 and includes:
- a CDS encoding pitrilysin family protein, which gives rise to MKLKQLGLLGLSVVLALPAAQAQQKTAAKATTTKATGGTRLVEKVTAKPGEVVIPYEKYVLPNGLTLVVHEDHSDPIVHVDVTYHVGSARETIGKSGFAHFFEHMMFQGSDNVGDEQHFKLVSAAGGTLNGSTNRDRTNYFETLPNNQLETALWLEADRMGFLLDAVTQPKFENQRSTVKNERGQNYDNRPYGLAGEMVSKNLYPYGHPYSWMTIGYLEDLDRSDVNDLKNFFLRWYGPNNATLTVGGDVKPADVVKLAEKYFGSINRGPAVQNMKLPAPKLTQDRYVSYEDNVRFPMLRMVLPTVPRYHPDEPALDALAEILGGGNNSLLYKNLVKNQKAIQANAGHPTAELAGEFTFTAVGFPGKGLDSLEMVVRKSLAEFEKRGVTDEDLQRFKATREAQTIDGLASVSGKVSELASAQTFTGSPNRITQDLKELRALTKADVLRVYNQYIKGKKAVILSVVPKGGKNLVARADNYTVSKEGFTMPKDEYAGLTYKKATDSFDRKQQPKSGTNPVVQVPAFWQQTMPNGLKVIGSRNAEIPKVTMQLTIPGGHRLAQQTPGKAGLAALTAAMLSEGTQKYTPEQFSAALEKLGSSIDVVAGEDNTTIYVESLTKNLDATLALLEESLLRPRFDAQDFARVKKQTLENIASQNVQPVAIANNTFARLIYPSGDIMRVPAIGSTASVQTLTLDDVKQFYQQNYAPNISNLVVVGDVAEAQLLPKLKFLQAWPKKDVALPAPATAAMPTEKTRVYFVNKDGAAQSEIRIGYLGMPFDATGEYYRAGLANYLLGGAFNSRINLNLREDKGYTYGARSGFRGSKYAGPFTAQAGVRADATAASVKEFMKELQNYRNGISDEELQFVQASIGQSDALRYETGRQKAAFLGRIVEYDLDKGYVQQQSDILRNLKKEDVQALAQKYLPTDNMYIVVVGDRAKAFPGLSELGYEVVELDLEGNPVASAAPAPAAAPTAAPAAADPATTVKKAKSKTKGEDGKKKRKEKNDENSQKVKEKGE
- a CDS encoding MFS transporter, translated to MATTVVPASTREKPRLSFWQIWNMSFGFLGIQFGFELQNSNVSRIFETLGANKDDIPILWIAAPLTGLLVQPIIGYFSDRTWHPFWGRRRPYFFIGAILATLALFIMPNSSALWMAGGMLWILDASINISMEPFRAFVGDKLSSEQRTSGFAMQSFFIGVGSVIAALLPWVFTNWFHLSNTAANGEIPPSVKWSFYVGALAFLAAVMYTVFTTKEFPPEDMEEFRKENAKAGIWDGMKESFMGIFRMPVAMRQLALVQFFTWFALFSMWIYATNAVTSNIYNMRVSTPLYQRITSYISTTAQQEKDAKKSKTLASLQKDIDEINQFQAGNSDKTLTLNLANYYLDSAKPTGADAADLNRVKQQYNDGADWLSLASSVRNGVAAIFAFIIPLIAMRTSRRRTHMLCLLTGGVGLLSLKFIQNPDLIMVSMAMVGVAWASILSMPYAILAGSLPANKMGYYMGVFNFFIVIPQIVAATILGYCTMHFFHGNTLNTLALGGGSMILAGLLTLWVQDDDSGTQAAVQPADAPGYDTPTVVIPRT